Below is a genomic region from Gillisia sp. Hel_I_86.
AGTTTGGCCAAAATGTTTGATTAATGTACCTAGAGAAAATTGAAGCTCAGAAATACGACCAAAAGAAGATAGCTCATTGCTAAATTCTTGTTCGTATGAGCTAGAAATACTCGTTTCTTCAAAAAAGACCGCTTTTTTATTCTGACCTGCTTGTAGGTAATCAAAATTTCTGGAATCAAGGTCCAGGCCTTCAGAAGGATATGAAAATGCACCACTGCTGAAAGCATTCAAAAATGCAATCAGCAACAATAAAGAAACAGTATTTAATTTATTCATTTTCACTCAACAAATGTACATTAAAAGTGAATCCGCAATTAAAAAACAATTATAAATTTTAATCCCTCATTGAGGGTTTAAATCCCCCGAGGTTTTCCTCCAATTTTTAAAATATTTTTCTCTCGATACTTCGGGACATGTCTCGTGGGCTTTCCCCGAAGTTTTTGATTAGATTATGATATCAATTTTACGGCATCCTTTGCAAAATAACTGGCAATCACATTCGCGCCTGCACGTTTAATCGCAATTAATTGCTCCATCATCACCGCATCATGGTCTAGCCATCCTTTTCCTGAAGCAGCTTTTATCATGGCATATTCGCCACTAACCTGATATACAGCTACAGGGACATTTACTGCTTCTTTAATATCCCTAACAATATCTAGATAACATAATCCCGGTTTTACCATTACGATATCTGCTCCTTCTTCAATATCCATCAAGGTTTCACGAATTGCTTCTTCCCTATTTGCAGGATCCATTTGATAGGTTTTTTTATCGCCAAACCCGGGAGCAGAGTCCAATGCATCCCGAAAAGGGCCATAAAATGCAGAGGCATATTTTGCGGAGTAGCTCATAATCCCAGTATCATGAAAACCTTCCCCTTCCAACAAACTTCTAATTTCGAAGATCCTTCCATCCATCATATCGCTGGGTGCCACAAAATCTGCTCCGGAACTAGCGTGAGAAAGGGACATTTCAGCTAAGATCGCAGTTGTGTCATCGTTAATGATCTTTCCGTCTGCAACCACCCCATCATGACCAAAAGAAGAATAAGGATCTAGGGCAACATCTGTCATCACCAACATTTCGGGAACTGCGTTTTTCACGGTTTTTATGGCGCGCTGCATCAAACCTTCAGCATTCAAGGCTTCGGTTCCTGCATTGTCTTTTAAATTATCCGGTACCTTCACAAAAAGCAAAACCGACTTGAGTCCCATTTTCCAAAGTTCTTTCACCTCCTTATCCAATAGATCCAGACTAAACCTGAAATAATTTGGCATGGAGGCAATCTCCTCTTTCACACCTTTTCCTTCAACAACAAATAAAGGGACAATAAAATCGTTCGGGCTTATAATGGTTTCACGTACCAAGCTTCTAACAGCTTCGGAGGTGCGTAATCTTCTATTTCTTCTTAATGGATACATAGGAAAAAGTCTTTTTTTATTAAACTCCTCAGGAGTACTTTTTTAATGCTCATTAGATCTTTAAACTTAAAACCTATCCTGAAATTGAGCATTTGCAAATATAAAGCATGCTTAAGAATTTTTTGGTGTTTGATAGGAAGGATTATATTTATGTATATCCGTTTTTTGTCCAGCAAGACATTTGTTATTTTTATGATTTCGACGAAGGAGGAATCCCTAACACGAAATTTTACTCTATCGAGATTCTTCACTTCGCTGCGCTCCTTTTAGAATGACAATAAACCTGAATAGTTGGTTAAAAGCACTTACAGTTACAAAACCGGACAATCAGTTATATTTTCAAATATCAAGATAAAATTGTAACGTTACTGCTTATTACTTACTAATAGAACTAAAGACAAAATCCAACTAAACCACCCAACTATGCTTTCCATCAAAAATTTGAACAAAACGTATCCAAACGGAACACAGGCGCTTAACAATGTTAATTTAGAAATCGATAAAGGCATGTTTGGCTTATTAGGCCCAAACGGTGCCGGAAAATCTACCTTAATGCGCACAATTGCCACCTTGCAACTAAGTGATACTGGTAGCATAGAATTTGATGGAATAGATGTTTTTAACGAGCCGGAAGAACTCAGAAAGGTTTTAGGGTATTTGCCTCAGGATTTCGGGGTATATCCAAAAGTTTCTGCAGAGATGATGCTGAACCATATTGCAAAGATCAAGGGAATTCATAATAAGTCCGATAGAACTGCTTATGTAGCAGATCTTTTGAATAAAGTGAACCTTTATAAATTCAGAAAAAGAAATTTAGGGGATTATTCCGGTGGGATGCGTCAGCGTTTTGGGATTGCTCAAGCTCTAATTGGAAATCCTAAATTGATAATTGTAGATGAGCCCACAGCGGGATTGGATCCTTTGGAGCGCAACCGATTCCATAATTTGTTGAGCGAGCTGGGAGAAGATGCCGTGGTTATTTTATCTACCCATATCGTAGACGATGTAATTAATTTATGTACCAATATGGCGGTTTTCAATGAAGGTTCTGTAGTGGTTCAAGGACATCCTTTGGAGTTGACAAATTCCCTGAACGGCAGGATTTATAGAAAGAAAATTGATAAAGAAGAGTTAGAAAAATATCAGGAAGAATACAGTGTGCTCTCTGCTTATTTAAGAAGCGGGCAGTTAAACGTGAATGTTTACGATGAATCTCACCCTGGGGATGGTTTCGAAGTAGTTAACAATACTTTGGAAGATTTTTATTTCTACAGTATCAACCAACCTCAAACTGTATAATCATGAAAGAGATCTACTTATTTGAGTTGAAATATAGAATGCGCAGGCCTGCAACCTATATCTACCTATTTATCATGTTTCTCATTCCGTTATTGATAGGAGTATTTGAAAAATCCAACACGGCACAATTTACAAACAGTCCGAATGCCATTATGGGTGTTTTGGGAAGCATGAGCGTGCTAGCGCTTTTCTTTTATGCGGCAATTATGGGGGTTGCTGTTTACAGGGAC
It encodes:
- the hemB gene encoding porphobilinogen synthase, with the translated sequence MYPLRRNRRLRTSEAVRSLVRETIISPNDFIVPLFVVEGKGVKEEIASMPNYFRFSLDLLDKEVKELWKMGLKSVLLFVKVPDNLKDNAGTEALNAEGLMQRAIKTVKNAVPEMLVMTDVALDPYSSFGHDGVVADGKIINDDTTAILAEMSLSHASSGADFVAPSDMMDGRIFEIRSLLEGEGFHDTGIMSYSAKYASAFYGPFRDALDSAPGFGDKKTYQMDPANREEAIRETLMDIEEGADIVMVKPGLCYLDIVRDIKEAVNVPVAVYQVSGEYAMIKAASGKGWLDHDAVMMEQLIAIKRAGANVIASYFAKDAVKLIS
- a CDS encoding ABC transporter ATP-binding protein, with amino-acid sequence MLSIKNLNKTYPNGTQALNNVNLEIDKGMFGLLGPNGAGKSTLMRTIATLQLSDTGSIEFDGIDVFNEPEELRKVLGYLPQDFGVYPKVSAEMMLNHIAKIKGIHNKSDRTAYVADLLNKVNLYKFRKRNLGDYSGGMRQRFGIAQALIGNPKLIIVDEPTAGLDPLERNRFHNLLSELGEDAVVILSTHIVDDVINLCTNMAVFNEGSVVVQGHPLELTNSLNGRIYRKKIDKEELEKYQEEYSVLSAYLRSGQLNVNVYDESHPGDGFEVVNNTLEDFYFYSINQPQTV